A genomic segment from Nodularia sphaerocarpa UHCC 0038 encodes:
- a CDS encoding DEAD/DEAH box helicase family protein — protein sequence MGYQKTIPEPQRLVDEAIAHNYVVLTQLPDYQDQAGWKNQAERPNFIETNKLRFLRPYQKNAIKALQEAVSQGKERFLFQMATGTGKTLTSAAVIKLFLRTGNAQRVLFLVDRLELEDQAKKAFDLLLKNDYKTVIYKDNRDDWRRADIVVTTVQSLLVNNKYRDRFSPTDFDLVISDEAHRSIGGNSRAVFEYFIGYKLGLTATPRDYLKQFDKTKPTTKDPREYERRMILDTYRIFGCADSLPTFSYGLNDGVKDGFLIHPTVVDARSEVTTQLLSKDGFIVEFKDDDGGDRQETFKQRQFEKRFFAEGTNQLFCKIFLENALRDPISGEIGKSIIFAVSQNHAVKLVQILNDMADRMFPNKYQSDFAVQVTSGVKDAQQFTNNFNHLSNNLLGSANFLPTYRTSKARVCVTVGMMTTGYDCADLLNLGLFRPIFSPTDFIQIKGRGTRKHNFLEQLFDDDIKDEVKQPHKTAYKLFDFFANCEYFDQEFKYDQVLALPQPKSEVNGDHGGDGTKGIATYEHLGADILESIKEERIGFEGMKIDRLYYEKFEEKIRENRVIAEAVEAGKWDLVIDYINRQIFDDPEQFYTLDKLRKAAAVDRRLSLREILEKIFGLIPRFKSKDELLEEEFSNFVAAYQPEEAIPEIKNYFKAYVTNSQIRQIIETKKYQELATNPVLSMDNFKAVPKSYRDLIPDYVKNYIELDRFVA from the coding sequence AAAAAATGCAATTAAGGCTTTGCAAGAAGCGGTTAGTCAGGGAAAAGAGCGATTTTTGTTTCAGATGGCGACGGGGACAGGAAAAACTTTGACTTCGGCGGCGGTGATTAAGTTATTTTTGCGGACTGGAAATGCTCAACGTGTTTTATTTTTGGTCGATCGCCTTGAGCTTGAGGATCAGGCAAAAAAGGCTTTTGATTTGTTGCTGAAAAATGACTATAAGACCGTAATTTATAAGGATAATCGGGATGATTGGCGACGTGCCGATATTGTGGTGACTACGGTGCAGTCATTACTGGTAAATAACAAGTATCGCGATCGCTTTTCACCGACTGATTTTGATTTGGTAATTTCCGATGAAGCACACCGCTCAATAGGTGGTAACTCACGGGCGGTTTTTGAGTATTTTATTGGGTACAAGTTAGGACTGACAGCAACACCTCGCGACTATCTCAAGCAGTTTGACAAGACTAAGCCCACGACTAAAGATCCGCGAGAATATGAGCGGCGGATGATCTTGGATACTTATCGCATTTTTGGCTGTGCGGATAGTTTACCGACGTTTTCCTATGGGTTAAATGACGGGGTGAAGGATGGCTTTTTGATTCATCCGACGGTGGTAGATGCCAGAAGTGAGGTAACGACTCAGCTTTTGTCTAAGGATGGTTTTATTGTTGAGTTTAAAGATGATGATGGGGGCGATCGCCAAGAAACTTTTAAACAGCGTCAATTCGAGAAACGATTTTTTGCTGAAGGGACAAATCAGCTTTTTTGCAAGATTTTTCTAGAGAATGCTTTGCGCGATCCGATAAGTGGCGAAATTGGCAAATCGATCATTTTTGCGGTAAGTCAAAACCATGCAGTAAAACTGGTGCAAATTCTGAATGACATGGCGGATCGGATGTTTCCGAATAAGTATCAATCGGATTTTGCCGTACAGGTGACATCAGGAGTTAAGGACGCGCAGCAGTTTACCAACAATTTCAACCATCTGAGTAACAATTTGCTTGGTTCTGCCAATTTCTTGCCAACCTACAGAACTAGCAAAGCTCGTGTTTGTGTCACCGTTGGCATGATGACCACTGGTTATGATTGTGCGGACTTGCTCAATCTTGGTTTATTCCGTCCGATCTTTTCACCGACAGATTTTATTCAGATCAAAGGGCGGGGGACTCGCAAGCATAATTTTTTGGAACAGTTGTTTGATGATGATATTAAGGACGAAGTTAAACAACCGCACAAGACCGCTTATAAACTGTTTGATTTTTTTGCAAATTGTGAATATTTTGATCAAGAGTTTAAATATGATCAGGTGTTAGCACTACCTCAGCCGAAAAGTGAGGTTAATGGCGATCATGGCGGCGATGGGACAAAGGGGATTGCAACCTATGAACATTTAGGGGCGGATATTCTGGAGAGCATTAAGGAGGAGAGGATCGGCTTTGAGGGAATGAAGATTGATCGCTTGTATTATGAAAAATTTGAAGAGAAGATCCGCGAGAATCGGGTGATTGCTGAGGCAGTTGAGGCGGGGAAATGGGATCTGGTGATTGATTATATTAATCGTCAAATATTTGACGATCCTGAGCAATTTTATACGTTGGACAAGTTACGGAAAGCGGCGGCGGTTGATCGCCGTTTGAGTCTGCGAGAGATATTAGAAAAAATCTTTGGTTTAATTCCGCGCTTTAAGTCAAAAGATGAGTTACTGGAAGAGGAGTTTTCTAATTTTGTGGCTGCATATCAGCCAGAGGAGGCAATTCCTGAGATTAAGAATTACTTTAAGGCTTATGTCACTAATAGTCAGATTCGGCAAATTATTGAAACTAAGAAATACCAAGAGTTAGCGACAAATCCGGTTTTGTCGATGGATAATTTTAAGGCTGTGCCTAAGTCTTACCGCGATCTGATTCCAGATTACGTTAAAAACTATATAGAGTTAGATCGGTTTGTTGCTTAG
- a CDS encoding N-6 DNA methylase, whose protein sequence is MLDTETKRRIDTARDILVGKVPDPKSQVEQITIALIYKFMDDMDAEVEELGGDRTFFADSFAKFGWSMLMNPRVGGHELLSLYSEGISTMPQNEGIPALFRDIFKNAYLPYRDPETLKSFLKVIDEFKYDHSERLGDAFEYLLSVLGSQGDAGQFRTPRHIIDFIVEIIQPKKGEVILDPACGTAGFLISAYKHILRSNLDSQGNSTLTPDEKGRMATNFKGYDISPDMVRLSLVNLYLHGFKSPQIAEYDTLTSDDKWNEFADVILANPPFMSPKGGIKPHKRFSIKAKRSEVLFVDYMAEHLSPHGRAGIIVPEGIIFQSQTAYKSLRKMLVESSLVAVVSLPAGVFNPYSGVKTSILILDKSLAKKSDTVAFFKVENDGFGLGAQRREVSGEQLTQVKIELAEYLQAVRNQVSTDNLLFNHGLIVPKVKIAANGDYNFSGERYRTTNFSSSHFPMVELGYISEVTSSKRILAEEYVASGIPFYRTKEIVELSNGREISLELFISQERFQSIKSRFGSPKKGDLLISSVGTIGVSWVVSDNREFYFKDGNLLWIRSFKNLDPHFLKHCLDSIFAKGIEHIVFGAAYKALTIEKLKQFQIPLPPITVQKEIVAEIESYQREITNYELRIKECREKISKTIDKMWGSDES, encoded by the coding sequence ATGCTCGACACTGAAACCAAACGGCGGATTGATACGGCTCGCGATATTTTAGTGGGAAAGGTTCCCGATCCTAAGTCTCAGGTGGAGCAGATCACGATCGCACTCATCTACAAGTTCATGGATGATATGGACGCTGAGGTGGAGGAGTTAGGGGGCGATCGCACTTTTTTCGCGGACTCATTTGCCAAGTTTGGCTGGTCGATGTTGATGAATCCGAGGGTGGGCGGTCATGAGTTGCTAAGTCTCTACAGTGAGGGCATTAGCACAATGCCGCAAAATGAGGGGATTCCTGCCTTATTTCGGGACATTTTCAAAAATGCTTATTTGCCCTATCGCGATCCTGAGACGCTGAAAAGTTTTCTGAAAGTGATCGATGAGTTTAAATACGATCATTCCGAGCGGTTGGGGGATGCGTTTGAATATTTGCTCTCAGTGTTGGGTTCCCAGGGGGATGCGGGACAGTTTCGCACACCGCGCCATATTATCGATTTTATTGTGGAGATTATTCAGCCGAAAAAGGGTGAGGTGATTCTCGATCCGGCTTGTGGTACGGCGGGTTTTTTGATTTCGGCATACAAGCATATTTTGCGGTCAAATCTGGATAGTCAGGGCAATAGTACCCTTACGCCCGATGAGAAGGGACGGATGGCGACAAATTTTAAGGGTTATGATATTTCGCCCGATATGGTGCGGTTGTCGTTGGTAAATCTCTATTTGCATGGGTTTAAAAGTCCGCAAATTGCCGAGTATGACACGCTGACATCTGACGATAAGTGGAATGAGTTTGCTGATGTGATTCTTGCCAATCCGCCGTTTATGTCTCCGAAGGGTGGGATTAAGCCTCATAAACGTTTTTCGATTAAGGCGAAACGGAGTGAGGTGCTTTTTGTCGATTACATGGCGGAACATCTGTCGCCTCATGGTCGGGCGGGGATTATTGTGCCTGAAGGTATCATTTTTCAGAGTCAGACGGCGTATAAAAGTTTGCGAAAGATGCTGGTAGAAAGCTCGCTTGTGGCGGTGGTTTCCCTACCTGCGGGGGTGTTTAATCCCTATTCGGGTGTGAAGACTTCGATCTTGATTTTGGATAAGTCTTTGGCGAAAAAGTCTGATACGGTGGCGTTTTTTAAAGTAGAAAATGATGGTTTTGGTTTGGGCGCACAACGGCGAGAGGTTTCTGGGGAACAGCTTACACAGGTAAAAATCGAGTTAGCGGAATATCTGCAAGCTGTTCGGAATCAAGTATCGACTGATAATCTTCTGTTTAATCATGGGTTGATTGTTCCTAAAGTAAAGATTGCTGCGAATGGGGACTATAACTTTAGTGGGGAGAGGTATCGGACTACAAACTTTAGTAGTAGTCATTTCCCAATGGTGGAGTTAGGTTATATTTCTGAGGTAACATCAAGCAAAAGGATACTTGCAGAAGAATATGTTGCGTCTGGAATCCCTTTTTATCGCACTAAAGAGATTGTTGAATTAAGCAACGGTAGAGAAATTAGTCTAGAACTATTCATTTCACAAGAAAGATTTCAATCAATTAAATCGCGTTTTGGATCACCTAAAAAAGGCGATCTTTTAATCTCATCAGTCGGAACAATTGGTGTTTCTTGGGTTGTTTCAGATAACAGAGAGTTCTACTTTAAAGATGGGAATCTTTTATGGATAAGAAGTTTTAAAAATCTTGATCCTCACTTTCTTAAGCATTGTCTTGATTCTATCTTTGCTAAAGGAATTGAACATATTGTATTTGGGGCTGCATATAAAGCATTAACAATTGAGAAGTTGAAACAATT